Within the Rhizobium grahamii genome, the region TCCGGATCTTGAAGACTTTCCACGGGGACCTGGGCCCGATACCTCGGCGGTCGCGCGCGAAATATGAGGGTCCTGGAACTCGGCTACGGCGAAGCCGGCGGCGTGGCGAATTTGCGAGAGGCGATCGTCGAACATCTCTCGGCGATACGCGGGGTCATCGCCCACCCCGACCAGGTTGTGATCCTGCCCTCGACGCGAACCGCCATCGATCTGCTCGCCTTCCTCCAGTTGCGAGCATCCGGCAACAGCGTCGCATGGGTGGAGGAACCAGGCTATGCCTCGGCTAAAGCCCTTCTGACGACGGCCGGCGCACGGATCGTCCCCGTCCCTTGTGACGAGGCAGGCATTGACGTCACCCGCGCCGAGGGCCCGCCGCCCGGCCTCATCTATGTCACGCCGTCCCACCAATACCCGACCGGAGCGACGATGAGCCTTCAGCGGCGGCTTGCGCTGCTGGAATTGGCGCACAAGAGCGGCGCGCTCATTCTTGAAGACGATTACGACAGCGATTTTCAGTACGGTTCCCGACCGATCGCCGCATTGCAGGGCATCGATCGCCACGCAACGGTCGCCTATCTCGGTACCTTTTCGAAGATCCTCGCCCCCGGCATTCGTGTTGCCTACGCCGTGCTGCCACGCTGGCTTTTACCACAGGCAGTGGAAACCTTGCGGCTTCGCGGTATTGCCGTGCCGGTTCACATCCAGGCAGCCCTT harbors:
- a CDS encoding PLP-dependent aminotransferase family protein; this translates as MRVLELGYGEAGGVANLREAIVEHLSAIRGVIAHPDQVVILPSTRTAIDLLAFLQLRASGNSVAWVEEPGYASAKALLTTAGARIVPVPCDEAGIDVTRAEGPPPGLIYVTPSHQYPTGATMSLQRRLALLELAHKSGALILEDDYDSDFQYGSRPIAALQGIDRHATVAYLGTFSKILAPGIRVAYAVLPRWLLPQAVETLRLRGIAVPVHIQAALADFIRDGRLRAYLRQRNTRYAERMHATREALSNRCGHLLSLESGSGGLQLASWFHDQSTDDTAVVRKLHEKGIAPQAMSRFFEGRPRPGLLFGIARSLPENAEKLAQTIADVLARE